From a region of the Pieris rapae chromosome 22, ilPieRapa1.1, whole genome shotgun sequence genome:
- the LOC110996569 gene encoding LIM domain only protein 3 → MIRDPPAMHKTDNTPSQQDENKYGLNSSVVGNTGGARLCAQCGKVITERFLLKAMERFWHEDCLKCGCCDCRLGEVGSKLYYKADLMLCKRDYLRLFGATGNCVACNKVIPAFEMVMRAKSFVYHLECFACQQCNHRFCVGDRFYLCDNKILCEYDYEERLVFASMAANPTGLAHIRRQVSGLQSPSGGYVGGAACAGNPAALVEKDNGGCAGADDASSGYGSPPDPDVCDAAR, encoded by the exons GTCAACAAGacgaaaataaatatggcCTCAATAGCAGTGTTGTGGGCAACACTGGCGGTGCCAGACTCTGTGCCCAATGCGGGAAGGTCATCACTGAACGATTCCTTTTAAAAGCCATGGAGAGGTTTTGGCACGAAGACTGTCTCAAATGTGGATGCTGCGATTGTCGCCTCGGCGAAGTGGGCTCCAAGTTGTATTATAAAGCTGATCTCATGCTGTGCAAAAGAGATTATCTTAG gtTATTTGGTGCCACGGGCAATTGTGTGGCGTGCAATAAAGTTATTCCCGCCTTTGAAATGGTTATGCGAGCAAAGAGTTTCGTTTACCATTTGGAGTGTTTCGCCTGTCAACAGTGCAATCACAG GTTCTGCGTGGGTGACAGATTTTACTTATGCGACAACAAAATACTCTGCGAGTATGATTACGAAGAGAGACTGGTTTTTGCCAGTATGGCGGCTAATCCCACCGGCTTAGCTCACATCCGGAGGCAAGTCAGCGGCCTACAG tcacCGAGTGGAGGATACGTAGGTGGCGCGGCGTGCGCAGGAAATCCCGCGGCGTTGGTGGAAAAGGATAACGGAGGCTGCGCGGGCGCAGACGACGCGTCGAGCGGATACGGAAGCCCGCCAGACCCCGATGTGTGTGACGCGGCACGATGA